CGAGCGTGCTTCCGGCGAGCAGACCGCCCGTGGCGAGGTCTTCGCCGAGGATCAGCAGGGGGGCGTGTGCCTGCTGCAGGACGACGGCGCACTGCTGCTCCTGCAGTCCGACGAGGTCGTCAGCCGCACGGACCTCGACGAGCCGTTCACTCCCGCCGGCGCGGACGAGATTGAGCAGCGGCTCCGCGACGAGCTGGGGCCCGGTTTCGACTGCTACTCGACGCCTCACTACGTGGTGGCGTACAGCACCTCGCGCGAGTACGCGCGGTGGCTCAGCTCTCTGCTGGAACGCCTGCACAAGGCGTTCGTCAGCTACTGGGAGAAGCAGGGGCTGGAGCTAACGGAGCCACGCTTCCCGCTGGTGGTGGTAGTCTACGCGGACGCGGCGTCCTACCAGAAGGCCTCGGCGGACGAGCTGGGCGGCGCCGGCGGGATCATCGGCTACTACAGCCTGACGACCAATCGGGTGTCGATGTACGACCTGACCGGTGTGGAGAAGCGGCGCGCCGCGGCAGGCGGACGGACCTCCATGCGGGACATCAACCGCATGGTCGCGCGTCCCGCGGTCGCCCCATTGGTCGCTACCATCGTCCACGAGGCGACCCATCAGGTAGCCTTCAACACGGGCGTGATGCAGCGGTTTGCCGACCTGTCGCTGTGGCTGGTGGAGGGCATGGCCATCTACTTCGAGGCGCCCGACCTCTCCTCGGGGCGCGGCTGGCGCGGGATCGGCAAGGTCAACTACCCGCGGCTGCAGTCCTTCCACCGGAACGCGAGCGGCTGGAATCCCGAGAAGATGCGGCGGCTGGTCACCGACGACCGGCGGATGCGGGACGCCGGCACGGCCGCCGCCGCCTACGCCGAGGCCTGGGCCCTCAACTATTTTCTTATCAAGCAGCGGCCCGACGAGTACCGATCGTACC
This genomic interval from Posidoniimonas corsicana contains the following:
- a CDS encoding DUF1570 domain-containing protein — protein: MQKLATDDSVSHPKRRLLGAAAALLVLSSGVLAGPLVEVTYERASGEQTARGEVFAEDQQGGVCLLQDDGALLLLQSDEVVSRTDLDEPFTPAGADEIEQRLRDELGPGFDCYSTPHYVVAYSTSREYARWLSSLLERLHKAFVSYWEKQGLELTEPRFPLVVVVYADAASYQKASADELGGAGGIIGYYSLTTNRVSMYDLTGVEKRRAAAGGRTSMRDINRMVARPAVAPLVATIVHEATHQVAFNTGVMQRFADLSLWLVEGMAIYFEAPDLSSGRGWRGIGKVNYPRLQSFHRNASGWNPEKMRRLVTDDRRMRDAGTAAAAYAEAWALNYFLIKQRPDEYRSYLKQAAELKPFDELPEGVRIRTFEQHFGPVDDLSRDFYRGMLRVD